Proteins encoded in a region of the Paenibacillus sp. E222 genome:
- a CDS encoding helix-turn-helix domain-containing protein, with protein sequence MEQELKKYESGVQAMLELVGGKWRILILHQLISGKKRTSELRRAIPGITQKVLTQQLRDLEKNEIIHRIIHPQIPPKVEYELTEYGLTLQAIIDRICLWGENHLDRVYGDKNKVLENHFSEYIPLSTSN encoded by the coding sequence TTGGAACAGGAATTGAAAAAATATGAGAGCGGTGTACAGGCAATGCTGGAACTGGTCGGTGGAAAATGGAGGATTCTTATTCTGCATCAACTGATATCAGGTAAAAAACGAACAAGTGAACTTCGCAGAGCCATCCCTGGCATTACCCAGAAGGTCCTTACCCAGCAGCTGCGTGATCTTGAAAAGAATGAAATCATCCATCGGATTATTCATCCTCAGATTCCGCCCAAGGTAGAGTATGAGCTGACCGAGTATGGCTTAACACTGCAGGCAATCATCGACCGCATCTGTCTGTGGGGAGAGAATCATCTGGACAGAGTATATGGAGATAAAAATAAAGTGCTGGAGAATCATTTTAGCGAATATATTCCGCTTTCGACTTCGAACTAA